The following DNA comes from Mucisphaera calidilacus.
CTGGATCTGGATGTGATTCAGCGTCCGGACCAGGTGGAGGGGATGCTGGCGAGGCGGTCGGAGGCGGACGTGGTGCTGATTGACACGGCGGGGCGTTCGCCTCGGGACGCCGAGCGGTTGGCGGAACTGGGGCGGTTTATGGCGTTGGCCCGTCCTGACGAGACGCACCTGGTGTTGTCGGCGACGAGCAGCGAGCGTTCGATGCGAGACGCGAACGAGCGTTTTTCTGCGTTAAATCCGACGCACGTCATCTTTACAAAGGTTGATGAGGCGATATGCTTTGGCGGGCTGATCAATGTGTTAGCCGCTTTAGGTCGGCCTTTGAGTTATTTGACCACGGGACAGGAGGTCCCCCACGACATTGAGCCAGGCTCGGCTGACCGTCTGGCCTCCCTCGTTTTTGACCCTTCGGGTGGGTACTCGAAATGTTGACTGATCAGGCCGATGCGCTCCGGCAGATGGTGACGGAGACAGAGGGCCGCGAAACTTCGTTGACGCGTGCGATTGCGATCGCCTCCGGCAAGGGTGGCGTGGGCAAGACGACGCTGTCGGTGAATCTGGCGGTGGCGTTGTCGCGTCTGGGTCGTCGGGTGGTGTTGCTGGACGCGGACCTTGGGACGGCGAACGCGGACGTGCTTTGCCGTATCGAGAGCGGCCCGACGCTGGCGCACGTGGTGGCCGGGCGTTGTTCGATCCGCGACGTGCTGGTGGAGGCGCCGGGCGGTTTTAGGCTGATCCCCGGGGCGTCGGGTCTGGCGTCGATGGCTCGTCTGGCGGAGGTGGAGCGACGTCGGATCGTGGAGCAGCTGCACGATGTTGAGGGCGACGCGGACCTGATTCTGATCGATCTGGGCGCGGGTGTGAGCCCGAACGTGCTGAGTTTTGCGGCGGCCTCGGATCAGGTTCTGGTGGTGACGACGCCTGAGCCGACGGCGGTGACGGACGCTTATGCGTTGATCAAGACGCTTTCACGGGAGAGCCCGGAGCTGGTTCAGCGTCTGGTGGTGAACATGGTGCGTAGCGAATCGGAGGCTCAGAAGGTTTTCGGTCGTATTACGGAGGTGGCGGATCGTTTCATCGGTCGGTCGCCAAGCTACGCGGGTCACCTGTTGTATGACGCGAAGGTTGCGATGTCGGTGATGCGTCGGACGCCTTTCACGCTGGAGCGTCCGAACAGCGGCGCATCGCGTTGCGTGGATGAGTTAGCCGTGAGACTGGACCGATTTGGTGCGGAATCAGCGGATCAGGGTTTCTTCGGTCGGTTCGCGGGTTGGCTGGGGCAACAAGCCTGTTTTTAACAGGATTACCTCTCTTGACCATTGCCACGGTGCTGTAAGATGGTATTCTGTGAGTCATCGTGAAGGATCGCGATGAGACGTTAAGGATGACGTGTTTTGCCCGCCAGAGTTTTGGCAGTCTGCTTTGCACTCGTTGGCTTCACTGGGTCGGCTTTGGTCGGACTCATTGCTGGCAACGATCCTTCGACAATTCTCATCCGGTCGATCTTCGTGATGTTTGGCTGCTGGCTTGTTGGTCGCCTGTGCGGCGCCGTCTCGATGGTGAGCGTGCGGGAGTACCTGAGTCAGCATCAGGAAGATCACCCGATGCCGGGTGACGTTGAGAACACATCCCCCTCGCGTGATGACAACAGCGATGTGACTGTCGAGCCGGCGTAGTCATCGCGAGGACATGGCTGATTGAAAGGACTTAATCAGCCGACATACAGGTCAAGGAGCAGACCGATGGCCGCCACCCGCAGATCGTCCAATCCCCGATACGAGCGAGAAGAAGATATCCGTGAGTTGTGGGTTTCGTACAAGACGGAGCCGACGGAGTTGTTGCGGAACGAGCTGGTGGAGACGTATCTCCATCTGGTGAAGTACAACGCGGAGCGTATTCACGCGAAGCTGCCTGACGAGGTGGACATCGAGGACCTGATGTCGGTGGGCGTGTTCGGCCTGATGGACGCGATCGACGCGTTCGACCTGGACCGCGGGGTGAAGTTCGAGACGTACTGTGCGCCGCGTATCCGTGGCGCGATTCTGGACGAGTTGCGATCGATGGACTGGGTTCCGCGTCTTGTGCGTCAGCGCACGAGCCAGGTGGACAAGGTCTCGCGGAAGATCCAGATGGAGAGGGGGCGTCCGGCGACGCACCCCGAGATCTCCGAGCGTCTGGGTGTGAACGACGAGGAGTACGAGAAGATCCGTCGCGACGCGGGCGCGGTGGGGATGGTGTCGCTGTCGCGGAAGTATTTCGAGACGGACTCGAACAAGGACGTGCGTGAGATCGACGTGCTGGAGGATGTGCGTCAGGTCAACCCGTTCCAGGCGGTTCAGAAGCGTGACATCAAGAACCTGATCACGAAGGGTTTGTCGCGTGCCGAGCGTCTGATTATTGTGCTGTATTACTATGAAGAGATGACGATGAAAGAGATCGGGATGACGCTCGATCTGTCGGAATCCCGGGTCAGCCAGATGCACTCTTCGATCCTTGCTAGACTAAAGGCTCAGTTGCAGAACCGATCGGCTGAACTGCACGCCGAAGTGAGTTAGACTGCTCACACCACAATTTGCCCCACCCCGCAGCCGGGCTGATGCCGACCTCGTGTCGTTCCAGCCCGGCCTTTTTCTTGGGCTGATGGGCCGGCTGCAGGCGTCGGGAAAGTTTCTAGCATGCGTGGCATGGTGACACTGAATCAGTCGTTGACAGAGGCGTTGGGTCGTGCGGCGGGGGCTGCGCTGGGTGCGGAGCACGCGGGGGTGGATCCGATCCTCAAGCCGGCTCGTGACCCGAAGCACGGGGACGTGCAGGCGAACCTGGCGATGGGTCTGGGGAAGAAGCTGGGGCGGCCGCCTCGTGAGGTGGCGGAGCGGATCGTGGGTGCGCTGGACCACGCGGGTTTCGCGGACGGCGTGGCGGTGGCGGGGCCGGGGTTCATCAACATCACGCTCAAGCCGGCTTTCGTGGCGGGATTGCTGGCCGAGCAGCGTCGTGACGAGCGGCTGGGCGTCACCCCCCTGCCGGCGGACCCGGTGGTGGTGGATTACTCGGCGCCGAACGCGGCGAAGGAGATGCACGTCGGGCATTTGCGGTCGTCGGTGATCGGGGATGCGTTGGCGCGGATGCTGTCGTTTGCGGGGCGGGAGGTGATCCGTCAGAACCACCTGGGCGACTGGGGGACGCAGTTCGGGATGCTGATCGAGCACCTGCTGGACGTGGAGGCGGAGCACGGGGGGGGGACGTCGTCGGACGTGGCAGAGCTGAATGTTTTCTACAAGGCGGCGAAGGCGAAGTTTGATGCGGACAAGGCGTTCGCGGAGCGTTCGCGTCGGCGTGTGGTGGCGTTGCAGTCCGGTGATGCAGTGACGCTGGAGCGTTGGCAGCAGCTGATCGAGGTCTCGCGGACTTATTTCGCGGCGGTGTATGAGCGTCTGGGTGTGCTGCTGACGGACGCGGATATCCGGGGCGAGTCGTTCTACAACGACCGGCTGGCGGGAACGCTGGAGCGGTTCGCGTCGGCGGGTCAGCTGGCGGAGAGTCAGGGCGCGACGGTGATCTACCCGGAGGGGTTTGCGGATCGTGACGGGAACCCGATGCCGATGATCGTGCGCAAGTCGGACGGGGGATATCTGTACGCGACGACGGACCTGGCGGCGGCGCTGTTCCGGATCGAGGAACTCAGGGTGGCGCAGTCGGTGTACGTGACGGACTCGCGTCAGTCGCCTCACTTCGCGATGTTCTTTCAGGCGCTGAGGCAGGCCGGCTTTGTGCCCGAGGGGGTGCGGCTGGATCACGTTCCGTTCGGGACGGTGCTGGGGCCGGACCGCAAGCCGTTCAAGTCGCGGTCGGGGGACACGATCAAGCTGATCGATCTGATCGATGAGGCGGAGTCGCGGGCGGGGGCGGCGGTGGCGGCGAAGAACCCGGACCTGACGGAGGCGGAGCGGGCGGCGGTCGCGCACGCGGTGGGCGTGGGTGCGCTGAAGTACGCGGACCTGTCGAACGACCGGATTAAGGATTACGTGTTTGACTGGGAGCGGATGCTGGCGTTGGAGGGGAACACCGCGCCGTACTTGATTTATTCGTACGTGCGGATCCGCTCGATCTTCCGCAAGGGTGAGCTGAAACCCGAGGCTTATGGCGCGACGTCGGTGTCGCTGGATGACCCGGACGAGAAGGGTCTGGCGCTTCACCTGCTGCGGTTCGGTGAGACGTTTGACGGGGCGCTGGACGCGTTGGAGCCGCACCGTCTGTGCACGTATCTGTACGAGCTGGCGGCGAAGTTCCACCGGTTCTTTGAGCATTGCCCGGTGCTGAAGGCGGAGGCGGGTGTGCGTGCGTCGCGGCTGGCGTTGTGCGCGGAGACGGCGCGGACGCTGCGTGCGGGTCTGGGTCTGCTGGGCATCGAGACGGTGGAGAAGATGTAGGTCGATCAGGTGGGCGGGAGGAGTCTTCGGAGGCTTCGGCCGTACTCGACGGCGAGTTCGACGACGCGGTCCATGGATTCCTGGACGATGATGTGGTCGCCGTTGATGAGCTTGATGGTGGTGTCGGGTTGGCCTCTCGACGGAGCGGATCAGCTCGGCGTTGATGATGAAGTGTTGTCCGTTGAGTCGGGTGACCTTGATCATGGCGGTTGGTTCATGGCGTCAGGGTGCGTGGCTTATCGGATGATGGGAGAGGAGTTCGTCGAGGAGTTGGTCGCTGGTGGAGATGACGCGTGAGTTGGCGGAGAAGCCGGTGGAGGCGGAGATGATGTTGATGAACTCTTCGGTGAGTTCGACGTTGGAGAGTTCGAGTTTGCGGCCGATGACGACGCTGAGCCGCCGGAGCCGGGGTCGACGACGGTGGCGATGCCGGGTTGCTGGAGGCGCGGAAGAGGGATCCGCCGAGTTCTTCGAGGCCCTCGTTGTTGGAGAACATGGCGAGGGGGATCTGTCCGAGGGTTCGGAGGAGCCCGTTGGAGAAGACGCCGTTGATCTCGCCGTTGCTGAGGACTTCGAAGTCCTCGAGGGTGCCGAGTGAGAATCCGTCCTGGCTGGTGGCGGAGATCTTGGACCCGATGCCGGGGTTGTCGAAGGCGGAGGTGTAGCCGACGGAGTTGGACCACTGGAGGTCGATCTGGACGGGTGATCCGGCTCCGGTTCCGGAGCGGTCGATGGTGATGGTGGAGTCGCTGGCGCCGATGAACTGGCCGTCGGTGTCGAAGGTGAGGACGCCGGTGCCGACGCGTCGGTCGAGGGCGACGGTGTCTTCGCTTTCTGCGAAGAAGCGCCAGGTGGTGCCGGAGTTGCTGGTGCCCTCGAGGACGATGTTTGAGGGTGACGGTGAGGGGTGTGCCGAGGCTGTCGTAGACGACGAAGGTGGTTTGCGCGGACTCGCCGATGGCGGGGTGGTTGAGGTTGTCGGTGGTGAAGTTGAGGGGGGAGACGGGCGTGGCGGAGTCGGCGTTGACGATGAGGTTGGCGCGTTGGAAGTCGATGGCGTTGCCGGTGCCGAAGTTGCCCTCGAAGCGGAGTTCGCCGGCGGCGGTGACGGAGACGCCGCCGCTGAGCGAGGTATCGATGCCGAGGAAGTCCTCGTAGAAGTCGAGCAGGTCCTGGACGGTGGCGCCGGAGGCGTCGGCGGTGGAGGGCCCCGGTGGGAGGACCTCGAAGGTCTTGTCGCCTAGCTGGACGCCGCCCTTGCGAGCTTCGGTGAAGGTGATGACGTCGCCGGCGGCGAAGAGCTGCGTGCCGTCGGCGCGGTAGAGGGAGTCGAGCGCGGTGGTGGCGTCGATGGGCGTGGCGAGCGTGGCGTCGGTATAGAGGGCTTCGGAGAGGGTGAGGGAGCCTTGCGAGGCGATGTCGCCGCCCTTGTGGAGGTTGCCGGCGAACTGGACGGACTCGGTTTCCTGGCGATGGTGAGTTTGCCGATGGGTATGTTGATGTTGGTGAGTTGTCCGTCGACGATCTGGAAGTCGTTGTCGACGCCGTAGCCCTGGACGCGAGCGCCCTCGGCGGTGACGAGGTCGAAGTCGCGGTCGAGGGTGAAGTTGCCGGCGCGGGTGTAGAGCTCCTGCCCCTCGAGGTCGACGAGGAAGAAGCCGTTGCCCTGGATGGCCATGTCGGTGGCGACGCCGGTGGGCTGGAGGGCGCCGGAGTTGAAGTTGCGTGAGATGGCGCCGACGCGGACCCCGAGGCCGATCTGCGCGGGGTTGGAGCCGCCTCGTTCGTTGTTGGGCGCGGTGGCGTTCTGGATGGTGTCGAGGATCTGGGTCTCGAACTGGATACGGCTTCCCTTGAAGGCGGTGGTGTTGACGTTGGCGATGTTGTTACCGACGACGTCGAGCATCTGGGACGAGCCGTTCATGCCGGAGAGTCCGGTGAACAGAGAGTGGGTCAGTGGCATGGGCTACCTTCTTTCACGAGCGTTTGGCCTGGGTGATCAGGCCTTGTTGGCGGGTTGTTCGAGCAGTCGCCGGACCGATGCGTTCTCGACATTGTCGAGCGCGTTGAGCATGCGTGCCGCGGGCGATGCGTTTTCGGTTGCGGGTTCGGTCGGGTCGGTGTCGGTCGTGGCCTGGGCGAGGAGCTGGTCGAAGGGTTGCTGCTCGAAGGCGGGCTTTGCGGCGGACGAGGGGCCCTGCGCCTGTCCGGGTCGGACGGCGGGTTCGAGCATGCGTAGCAGGTTCTGGCTCTCGCTGGTGGTCACGGCGTGGTGTCCTGGTTGCGTTTAGCCGAAGCTGGTGATGGTGGAGGAGGGGTAGGTCTTGTTGACGCCGTTGCCGAGGTCGACGTCGAGCATGAGGGCGCCGTTCTCGATGAGGACGGACTGGACGGTTCCGGTGAAGTCGTTGCCCTCGGCGTCGGTGCCGGAGATATTCTGGCCGACGAGCGATGCGCCGTTGAGGGTCACGAGGTCGAGGAGAAGCGACGGCACGATGGCGGGGTCGATCTCGCTGGCGTTCTCGATGCCCTGGATGAGGCTGCTGTCGACCTCGTCGCCGGTGTCGAGTTTGAATCTGGTGCTGCCGTCGGTGCTGGTGACGGAGAGGACGCGTCCGGTGACGACCTGACCGGTCTGGGCGACGCCTGTGATGGTCTGTCCGATGAGCGCGGTGGCGGAGGAGAAGGTGTTCTGGTTGACCAGTTTTTCGAGCCCCTCCTG
Coding sequences within:
- a CDS encoding flagellar hook capping FlgD N-terminal domain-containing protein, translated to MSAASIGGTAAATATSSSRFGEMTSEDFIRIMVEELSNQDPFEPNDSAAIIDQLSGLQNIEAQNSLQEGLEKLVNQNTFSSATALIGQTITGVAQTGQVVTGRVLSVTSTDGSTRFKLDTGDEVDSSLIQGIENASEIDPAIVPSLLLDLVTLNGASLVGQNISGTDAEGNDFTGTVQSVLIENGALMLDVDLGNGVNKTYPSSTITSFG
- a CDS encoding flagellar hook-basal body complex protein produces the protein MPLTHSLFTGLSGMNGSSQMLDVVGNNIANVNTTAFKGSRIQFETQILDTIQNATAPNNERGGSNPAQIGLGVRVGAISRNFNSGALQPTGVATDMAIQGNGFFLVDLEGQELYTRAGNFTLDRDFDLVTAEGARVQGYGVDNDFQIVDGQLTNINIPIGKLTIARKPSPSSSPATSTRAATSPRKAPSPSPKPSIPTPRSPRPSTPPPRSTPSTAPTARSSSPPATSSPSPKLARAASS
- a CDS encoding flagellar FlbD family protein is translated as MKLINGDHIIVQESMDRVVELAVEYGRSLRRLLPPT
- a CDS encoding flagellar basal body rod C-terminal domain-containing protein, with protein sequence MNIISASTGFSANSRVISTSDQLLDELLSHHPISHAP
- the argS gene encoding arginine--tRNA ligase; translation: MVTLNQSLTEALGRAAGAALGAEHAGVDPILKPARDPKHGDVQANLAMGLGKKLGRPPREVAERIVGALDHAGFADGVAVAGPGFINITLKPAFVAGLLAEQRRDERLGVTPLPADPVVVDYSAPNAAKEMHVGHLRSSVIGDALARMLSFAGREVIRQNHLGDWGTQFGMLIEHLLDVEAEHGGGTSSDVAELNVFYKAAKAKFDADKAFAERSRRRVVALQSGDAVTLERWQQLIEVSRTYFAAVYERLGVLLTDADIRGESFYNDRLAGTLERFASAGQLAESQGATVIYPEGFADRDGNPMPMIVRKSDGGYLYATTDLAAALFRIEELRVAQSVYVTDSRQSPHFAMFFQALRQAGFVPEGVRLDHVPFGTVLGPDRKPFKSRSGDTIKLIDLIDEAESRAGAAVAAKNPDLTEAERAAVAHAVGVGALKYADLSNDRIKDYVFDWERMLALEGNTAPYLIYSYVRIRSIFRKGELKPEAYGATSVSLDDPDEKGLALHLLRFGETFDGALDALEPHRLCTYLYELAAKFHRFFEHCPVLKAEAGVRASRLALCAETARTLRAGLGLLGIETVEKM
- a CDS encoding FliA/WhiG family RNA polymerase sigma factor, which codes for MAATRRSSNPRYEREEDIRELWVSYKTEPTELLRNELVETYLHLVKYNAERIHAKLPDEVDIEDLMSVGVFGLMDAIDAFDLDRGVKFETYCAPRIRGAILDELRSMDWVPRLVRQRTSQVDKVSRKIQMERGRPATHPEISERLGVNDEEYEKIRRDAGAVGMVSLSRKYFETDSNKDVREIDVLEDVRQVNPFQAVQKRDIKNLITKGLSRAERLIIVLYYYEEMTMKEIGMTLDLSESRVSQMHSSILARLKAQLQNRSAELHAEVS
- a CDS encoding MinD/ParA family protein; translation: MLTDQADALRQMVTETEGRETSLTRAIAIASGKGGVGKTTLSVNLAVALSRLGRRVVLLDADLGTANADVLCRIESGPTLAHVVAGRCSIRDVLVEAPGGFRLIPGASGLASMARLAEVERRRIVEQLHDVEGDADLILIDLGAGVSPNVLSFAAASDQVLVVTTPEPTAVTDAYALIKTLSRESPELVQRLVVNMVRSESEAQKVFGRITEVADRFIGRSPSYAGHLLYDAKVAMSVMRRTPFTLERPNSGASRCVDELAVRLDRFGAESADQGFFGRFAGWLGQQACF